In one window of Megalops cyprinoides isolate fMegCyp1 chromosome 24, fMegCyp1.pri, whole genome shotgun sequence DNA:
- the LOC118771439 gene encoding cystatin-like protein isoform X1 — MSRPLLILLLSTGALLITTEGQQSFHTLPQLYKKTINLAIQHANKGAQQHMNYHGVLTYKEDPTGYIYANFILRETTCDKTDVHEHRTECTVPAGKPFINCVVCCNRSGTELQKPFIDCIRHKEVSSRTEIREKTCSQLKPHLPGSGSIMTQKTASSETQTNCLGCF, encoded by the exons ATGAGCCGCCCGCTGCTGATCCTGCTGCTATCCACAGGAGCCCTGCTGATCACCACTGAGGGTCAGCAGAGTTTCCATACCCTTCCACAATTATACAAGAAGACCATCAACCTGGCCATTCAACACGCCAATAAAGGCGCCCAGCAACACATGAATTATCATGGCGTCCTTACGTACAAAGAG GATCCAACTGGATATATTTATGCGAACTTTATCCTGAGAGAAACCACCTGTGATAAGACAGATGTACATGAGCATCGGACTGAGTGCACAGTACCTGCAGGCAAA CCATTTATCAACTGTGTCGTTTGCTGTAACCGTTCTGGTACTGAGCTCCAGAAACCTTTCATTGACTGCATTCGGCATAAAGAAGTCAGCTCG aggACAGAAATTCGGGAAAAGACATGCTCCCAGTTGAAACCCCACCTACCTGGAAGTGGCTCCataatgacacagaaaacagcGAGCAGTGAAACACAGACTAACTGTCTAGGGTGTTTCTGA
- the fastk gene encoding fas-activated serine/threonine kinase encodes MLWLPSPLRPLTRGTASFLLALLHLRSPPLPEARASMYATRFYGGGGGGKPGRRAGVLGAGLPVLENHHHPLPPPPHQNYPPVYQGRLDSHRSHFQSHHHFHPHPQPHPHAHPHPQPHYHPHAHLHHSRKKTWNFIHEKMSYDTFFTMKRLIERSRSVDEVLRWVTQNPGKISYNHYPIALQKIGQLLQLQQAAGGGGAAPAGGGGGGGGGSEGALASPTGGAGPGESHYRQISEQQDFQTLCDAIVSDCAKFDNFSIVNCLYAVAALGLPSDSQIVQVLEEESRGRLSQFNQKDISMVFSSSMKLHPSSQHPLIESCLSGLEKNIERERHPQTLFLLLSYYRLKWRALQAEGHSPEQLLANRKILRLVKHTLASVSSVRDHEMALLDEMLSACAREASNKSLELIFSSHLFYQNRQEKFISSLAEELPKKVDSITPYTMALIAKYIARHRLRETRLLDTIADFLVKKGEYLDSKVIQKLVFPFSRMNYRPSNEAQFFSKLEAVLELKALSSPLATVNILMSLFQLGHFPGLVLHRVFSASFISNVTNSPYALIVRRYLSLLDAAVELEYRDYSGPRLQDTHKVLMFDHALTADEVNRKYSYKGLVAEALRQLVGEHGYKQDEVLAPGYYTDFLLWIDSSGSVLPIKTGGGAALGVGSPPCVSSMAPKAPDGQASMAALTSDFQKFSPFVQLEEGADAMPGEELGASESTFLPHHIRPQAPATPAAQRGGPNGSGPLDYSPYYPASDYYTSLAKEQSLESQDSSTLSSPSDCLAQGGAQSAGGGAGPDSLFQFSIGKILEDEGGAPEPAQGPDCELPAFYEGVAYSEAGEGGVGPASPLQLHPAGHPESERGPAEHHQVKRVIMSVNDKWHYCHNSDVLVGSRAMRDRHLQLLGYIILQLPYLELEKLNGIDEVKQYLHKKLLEVPL; translated from the exons ATGCTGTGGCTGCCCTCTCCGCTCCGGCCCCTAACCCGCGGCACAGCCAGCTTTCTCCTCGCGCTCCTCCACCTGCGGAGCCCGCCGCTCCCTGAAGCCCGCGCCAGCATGTACGCCACCCGCTTCTACGGCGGCGGCGGAGGGGGCAAGCCGGGCCGGCGGGCAGGGGTGCTGGGAGCCGGGCTGCCGGTGCTGGAgaaccaccaccaccccctgcccccgccgCCCCACCAGAACTACCCGCCCGTCTACCAGGGCCGGCTGGACAGCCACCGGTCCCACTTCCAGAGCCACCACCACTTCCACCCGCACCCGCAGCCCCACCCGcacgcccacccccacccccagccccactACCACCCGCACGCCCACCTCCACCACAGCAGGAAGAAGACCTGGAACTTCATCCACGAGAAGATGAGCTACGACACCTTCTTCACCATGAAGAGGCTGATCGAGCGCTCGCGCAGCGTGGACGAGGTGCTCCGCTGGGTCACGCAGAACCCGGGGAAGATCTCCTACAACCACTACCCCATCGCCCTGCAGAAGATcggccagctgctgcagctgcagcaggcggccggcggggggggggccgcgcctgcggggggcgggggcggcggcggcgggggctCCGAGGGCGCCCTGGCCTCTCCCACGGGGGGAGCCGGCCCGGGAGAGAGCCACTACCGGCAGATCTCGGAGCAGCAGGACTTCCAGACCCTCTGCGACGCCATCGTCAGCGACTGCGCCAAGTTCGACAACTTCAGCATCGTCAACTGCCTGTACGCCGTGGCGGCACTCG gccTGCCCAGCGACTCCCAGATCGTGcaggtgctggaggaggagtcGCGGGGCCGCCTGTCCCAGTTCAACCAGAAGGACATCTCCATGGTGTTCAGCAGCAGCATGAAGCTGCACCCCTCCAGCCAGCACCCGCTCATCGAGTCGTGCCTGTCGGGCCTGGAGAAGAACATCGAGCGCGAGCGCCACCCGCAGACGctcttcctgctgctctcctACTACCGCCTCAAGTGGCGCGCCCTGCAGGCCGAGGGCCACTCGCCCGAGCAGCTGCTGGCCAACCGCAAGATCCTGCGGCTGGTCAAGCACACGCTGGCCAGCGTCAGCAGCGTGCGCGACCACGAGATGGCGCTGCTGGACGAGATGCTGTCGGCCTGCGCCCGAGAGGCCAGCAACAAGTCCCTGGAGCTCATCTTCAGCTCCCACCTCTTCTACCAGAACCGGCAGGAGAAGTTCATCAGCAGCCTTGCCG AGGAGCTGCCTAAGAAGGTGGACAGCATCACCCCCTACACCATGGCTCTGATTGCCAAGTACATCGCCCGGCACCGCCTGCGCGAGACACGCCTCCTGGACACTATCGCCGACTTCCTCGTCAAAAAGGGCGAGTACCTGGACAGCAAG GTGATCCAGAAGCTGGTGTTCCCCTTCAGCCGGATGAACTACCGGCCGTCCAACGAGGCGCAGTTCTTCTCCAAGCTGGAGGCGGTGCTGGAGCTGAAGGCCCTGAGCTCGCCGCTGGCCACGGTCAACATCCTCATGTCCCTCTTCCAGTTGGGCCACTTCCCGGGCCTGGTGCTGCACCGCGTCTTCTCCGCCTCCTTCATCAGCAACGTCACCA ACAGCCCGTACGCCCTTATCGTGCGGCGCTACCTGTCCCTGCTGGACGCGGCCGTGGAGCTGGAGTACCGTGACTACAGCGGCCCCCGCCTGCAGGACACGCACAAGGTGCTCATGTTCGACCACGCGCTGACCGCCGACGAGGTCAACCGCAAGTACAG TTACAAAGGTCTGGTGGCAGAAGCTCTGAGACAGCTGGTGGGAGAGCATGGCTATAAGCAGGATGAAGTGCTAGCACCGGGATACTATACAg ATTTTTTGCTGTGGATCGACAGCTCGGGCAGCGTGCTCCCGATTAAGACGGGGGGCGGGGCCGCCCTGGGCGTGGGCTCGCCGCCCTGCGTCTCCAGCATGGCCCCCAAGGCCCCCGACGGCCAGGCCTCCATGGCCGCCCTCACCTCCGACTTCCAGAAGTTCTCCCCCTTCGTCCAGCTGGAGGAAGGGGCCGACGCCATGCCCGGGGAGGAGCTGGGGGCTTCCGAGTCCACCTTCCTGCCCCACCACATCCGGCCCCAGGCCCCCGCCACGCCCGCCGCCCAGCGAGGAGGCCCCAATGGGAGCGGCCCGCTCGACTACAGCCCCTACTACCCCGCCTCCGACTACTACACCAGCCTGGCCAAAGAGCAGTCCCTGGAGAGCCAGGACAGCTCCACCCTCAGCAGCCCCTCCGACTGCCTGGCCCAGGGCGGGGCCCAGAGcgcggggggaggggctggcCCGGACTCCCTCTTCCAGTTCTCCATCGGGAAGATCCTGGAGGACGAGGGCGGCGCGCCGGAGCCGGCCCAGGGGCCCGACTGCGAGCTGCCGGCCTTCTACGAGGGAGTGGCCTACTCCGAggccggggaggggggcgtgggACCCGCCTCTCCGTTGCAGCTCCATCCTGCGGGACACCCCGAGTCAGAGAGGGGCCCCGCGGAGCACCACCAGGTCAAGAG AGTGATCATGTCGGTCAACGACAAGTGGCACTACTGCCACAACTCGGACGTGCTGGTGGGCTCCCGGGCCATGAGGGACCGGCACCTCCAGCTGCTGGGCTACATCATCCTGCAG CTGCCCtacctggagctggagaagctgaaCGGGATCGACGAGGTGAAGCAGTACCTTCACAAGAAGCTGCTGGAAGTGCCCTTATGA
- the LOC118771439 gene encoding uncharacterized protein LOC118771439 isoform X2 — MSRPLLILLLSTGALLITTEGQQSFHTLPQLYKKTINLAIQHANKGAQQHMNYHGVLTYKEPFINCVVCCNRSGTELQKPFIDCIRHKEVSSRTEIREKTCSQLKPHLPGSGSIMTQKTASSETQTNCLGCF; from the exons ATGAGCCGCCCGCTGCTGATCCTGCTGCTATCCACAGGAGCCCTGCTGATCACCACTGAGGGTCAGCAGAGTTTCCATACCCTTCCACAATTATACAAGAAGACCATCAACCTGGCCATTCAACACGCCAATAAAGGCGCCCAGCAACACATGAATTATCATGGCGTCCTTACGTACAAAGAG CCATTTATCAACTGTGTCGTTTGCTGTAACCGTTCTGGTACTGAGCTCCAGAAACCTTTCATTGACTGCATTCGGCATAAAGAAGTCAGCTCG aggACAGAAATTCGGGAAAAGACATGCTCCCAGTTGAAACCCCACCTACCTGGAAGTGGCTCCataatgacacagaaaacagcGAGCAGTGAAACACAGACTAACTGTCTAGGGTGTTTCTGA
- the LOC118771368 gene encoding cystatin-like protein, translated as MSRPLLILLLSTGALLITTEGQQSFQSLPELYQNTINRAIKEANKDAQQHMNYARTRARKEERGHLDLRVYLKPTTCTKTGVHKHRDECTFLDKVRPIICVVCGMRFGSDIPDPYTDCVPFENIKEREDIWNAECTPLHHPGQEVIYSVG; from the exons ATGAGCCGCCCGCTGCTGATCCTGCTGCTATCCACAGGAGCCCTGCTGATCACCACTGAGGGTCAGCAGAGTTTCCAATCGCTCCCTGAATTATACCAGAATACCATCAACCGGGCCATTAAAGAAGCCAATAAAGATGCCCAGCAACATATGAATTATGCTCGTACTCGGGCACGCAAAGAG gaaCGAGGCCACTTGGACTTGAGAGTTTATTTGAAACCCACTACTTGTACAAAGACTGGAGTACACAAACATCgagatgaatgcacatttttggACAAAGTG CGCCCCATAATCTGTGTTGTCTGCGGCATGAGATTTGGCTCTGACATTCCGGATCCCTACACTGACTGCGTTCCTTTCGAGAACATCAAGGAG aGGGAAGACATTTGGAATGCTGAATGTACTCCCCTCCACCACCCGGGCCAAGAGGTGATATATTCAGTGGGTTGA